In Eretmochelys imbricata isolate rEreImb1 chromosome 14, rEreImb1.hap1, whole genome shotgun sequence, a genomic segment contains:
- the PDE6G gene encoding retinal rod rhodopsin-sensitive cGMP 3',5'-cyclic phosphodiesterase subunit gamma, with amino-acid sequence MSLEPPKLEIKSATGVTGGPATPRKGPPKFKQRQTRQFKSKPPKKGTQGFGDDIPGMEGLGTDITVICPWEAFSHLELHELAQYGII; translated from the exons ATGAGCCTGGAGCCCCCCAAGCTGGAGATCAAGTCAGCCACCGGGGTGACTGGAGGGCCAGCCACCCCCAGGAAAGGGCCCCCCAAATTCAAGCAGAGGCAAACCAGGCAGTTCAAGAGCAAGCCCCCCAAGAAGGGGACCCAAGG GTTCGGTGATGACAtccctggcatggaggggctggGAACAG ACATCACCGTGATTTGCCCCTGGGAAGCTTTCAGTCACCTGGAACTCCATGAGCTGGCGCAGTACGGCATCATCTAG